Proteins found in one Bordetella genomosp. 9 genomic segment:
- a CDS encoding YbaB/EbfC family nucleoid-associated protein, with the protein MMKGQLAGLMRQAQQMQENMKKAQEALADILVEGTSGGGLVKVTMSCRNDVKRVAIDPSLTGDDKDMLEDLVAAAFNDALRKAEATSQEKMSGVTAGMPLPPGMKFPF; encoded by the coding sequence ATGATGAAAGGACAATTGGCAGGCTTGATGCGTCAAGCCCAGCAGATGCAGGAAAACATGAAGAAGGCGCAGGAAGCGCTGGCCGACATCCTGGTCGAAGGGACGTCGGGCGGCGGCCTGGTCAAGGTCACCATGTCCTGCCGCAACGACGTCAAGCGCGTCGCCATCGACCCGTCGCTGACCGGTGACGACAAGGACATGCTGGAAGACCTCGTGGCGGCCGCCTTCAACGACGCCCTGCGCAAGGCCGAGGCCACCTCGCAGGAAAAAATGTCCGGCGTCACGGCTGGCATGCCCCTGCCGCCGGGAATGAAATTCCCCTTCTGA
- the recR gene encoding recombination mediator RecR, with amino-acid sequence MEPTLPEPEPLRALIEALRRLPGVGVRSARRMAYHLLQHDPRGADLLGQALASAVHNLRHCARCNSFTDDEICATCSNPKRDPSQLCVVETPADQNMIESSHGYRGLYYVLMGRVAPLEGIGPRELDFERLLARAGDGVVTEVILATNFTAEGETTAHFLGEALRERGLSVTRLARGVPAGSELEYVDAGTIAWALMERKAT; translated from the coding sequence ATGGAACCTACGCTTCCCGAACCCGAACCCCTGCGCGCCCTGATCGAGGCGCTGCGGCGCCTGCCCGGCGTGGGCGTGCGCTCGGCCCGGCGCATGGCGTACCACCTGCTGCAGCACGATCCGCGCGGCGCGGATCTGCTCGGCCAGGCGCTGGCGTCGGCCGTGCACAACCTGCGGCACTGCGCCCGCTGCAACAGCTTCACCGACGACGAAATCTGCGCGACCTGCAGCAATCCCAAGCGGGATCCGTCGCAGCTGTGCGTCGTGGAAACGCCAGCCGACCAGAACATGATCGAGTCCAGCCATGGCTATCGCGGGCTGTACTACGTGCTGATGGGACGCGTCGCGCCGCTGGAAGGCATAGGCCCGCGCGAGCTGGACTTCGAACGCCTGCTGGCCCGCGCCGGCGACGGCGTCGTCACGGAAGTCATCCTGGCGACGAACTTCACGGCGGAAGGCGAGACCACCGCGCATTTCCTCGGCGAAGCGCTGCGCGAACGCGGCTTGTCGGTGACCCGTCTCGCGCGCGGCGTGCCCGCCGGCAGCGAACTCGAATACGTGGATGCCGGCACCATCGCGTGGGCGCTGATGGAGCGCAAGGCAACATAA
- a CDS encoding CaiB/BaiF CoA transferase family protein: MSALTGLKVLELGTLIAGPFAARMFGEFGADVIKIETPDGPDGKGGGDPIRTWRHLHEGNSLWWTVQARNKRSVALNLKDPAAREVALKLALDADVIVENYRPGVLEKWGLGYEQLRALNPATIMVRLSGYGQTGPLRDRPGFGAIGESMGGLRYVSGHPDRPPVRVGISIGDSIAALHGVIGAMMALRHRDATGGRWNGTSGGQGQMVDVALYEAVFNMMESLVPEYDVAGVVRERTGGALPGIVPSNTYTTRDGQNIVIAGNGDAIFHRLMLAIGRDDLAHDPALARNDGRARRVDDIDGAIQAWCDTHSIDEALDTLQRADVPVGKIYSVADMFSDPQFLARGMIEQHRFADGSPVKLPAVTPKLSETPGGTRWVGPRLGEHTEEVLKSLGYDAAAIAALAASGAIGT; the protein is encoded by the coding sequence ATGTCCGCCTTGACCGGACTGAAAGTCCTTGAACTCGGCACGCTGATCGCCGGCCCCTTCGCGGCCCGCATGTTCGGCGAATTCGGCGCCGACGTCATCAAGATCGAAACACCCGATGGCCCGGACGGCAAGGGCGGCGGCGACCCGATCCGCACCTGGCGCCACCTGCACGAAGGCAATTCGCTGTGGTGGACCGTGCAGGCCCGCAACAAGCGCTCGGTCGCGCTCAACCTGAAAGACCCGGCGGCGCGCGAAGTCGCCTTGAAGCTGGCGCTGGACGCCGACGTCATCGTCGAAAACTACCGGCCGGGCGTCCTGGAGAAATGGGGCCTGGGATACGAGCAACTGCGCGCCCTGAATCCGGCCACCATCATGGTGCGGCTGTCCGGCTACGGCCAGACCGGCCCGCTGCGCGACCGGCCGGGCTTCGGCGCGATAGGCGAATCCATGGGCGGGCTGCGCTATGTGTCCGGCCATCCGGACCGTCCGCCCGTGCGGGTCGGCATATCGATAGGCGACTCCATCGCCGCGCTGCATGGCGTCATCGGCGCCATGATGGCCCTGCGCCACCGCGACGCGACCGGCGGACGCTGGAATGGCACGTCGGGCGGGCAGGGGCAGATGGTGGACGTGGCTTTGTACGAGGCCGTCTTCAACATGATGGAAAGCCTGGTGCCGGAATACGACGTCGCCGGCGTGGTGCGCGAGCGCACCGGCGGTGCGCTGCCGGGCATCGTGCCTTCCAATACCTACACCACGCGCGACGGCCAGAACATCGTCATCGCCGGCAATGGCGACGCCATTTTCCATCGCCTGATGCTGGCCATCGGCCGCGATGACCTGGCCCACGATCCGGCGCTGGCGCGCAACGATGGCCGCGCCCGGCGCGTGGACGACATCGACGGCGCCATCCAGGCCTGGTGCGATACGCACAGCATCGACGAAGCCCTGGACACGCTGCAGCGCGCCGATGTGCCGGTGGGCAAGATCTACAGCGTCGCCGACATGTTCAGCGATCCGCAGTTTCTCGCGCGCGGCATGATCGAGCAGCATCGCTTCGCCGACGGCAGTCCGGTCAAACTGCCGGCGGTCACGCCCAAGCTGTCGGAAACGCCCGGCGGCACCCGCTGGGTGGGCCCGCGCTTAGGGGAACATACCGAGGAAGTGCTGAAATCCCTGGGGTATGATGCTGCGGCTATCGCCGCCCTGGCCGCTTCGGGCGCCATCGGTACATAG
- a CDS encoding ABC transporter substrate-binding protein — MSVTRRDWLKLAGAAGALGLTPAIVRAQKLEKKEVAIAVGGKPLTYYLPLTIAEVRGYFKDEGLDVTIADFAGGAKALQAVVGGSADVVSGAFEHALNLQSKGQFYRDFVLQGRAPMIGFGVSTKNMPNYKSPADLKGKKIGVTAPGSSTNMVVNFFLAKHGLKASDVSIIGVGAGAGAITALKTGQIDAISNTDPVVTALEKSGDLKIIVDTRTLKDTREIFGGNMPAGCLYCSQSYIDANPNTVQALANAIVRADKWIQAQRNNLDAIVNAVPKGYLLGEPEVYKASLQASMDGFSPDGIIPEDGAATAVRALAAFVPDFDPKKVDPSKMWTNEFAKRANQKYPNG, encoded by the coding sequence ATGTCCGTGACTCGACGTGATTGGCTCAAGCTTGCCGGCGCGGCAGGCGCCCTGGGCCTGACCCCCGCCATCGTGCGGGCGCAGAAGCTGGAAAAGAAGGAAGTCGCGATTGCCGTGGGCGGCAAGCCGCTGACCTACTACCTGCCCCTGACCATCGCCGAAGTCCGCGGCTACTTCAAGGATGAAGGCCTGGACGTCACCATCGCCGACTTCGCCGGCGGCGCCAAGGCCTTGCAGGCCGTGGTGGGCGGCAGCGCGGACGTCGTCTCCGGCGCGTTCGAGCACGCGCTGAACCTGCAGTCCAAGGGCCAGTTCTATCGCGATTTCGTGCTGCAGGGCCGCGCGCCCATGATCGGCTTCGGCGTGTCCACCAAGAACATGCCCAACTACAAGTCCCCGGCCGACCTGAAAGGCAAGAAGATCGGCGTGACGGCCCCGGGTTCGTCCACCAACATGGTGGTGAACTTCTTCCTGGCCAAGCACGGCCTGAAGGCCTCCGACGTCTCCATCATCGGCGTGGGCGCCGGCGCCGGCGCCATCACCGCGCTGAAGACCGGGCAGATCGACGCGATCTCGAACACCGATCCCGTGGTGACGGCGCTGGAAAAATCGGGCGACCTGAAAATCATCGTCGACACCCGCACGCTGAAGGACACCCGGGAAATCTTCGGCGGCAACATGCCGGCCGGCTGCCTGTATTGCTCGCAGAGCTATATCGACGCCAACCCCAACACCGTGCAGGCCCTGGCCAACGCCATCGTGCGCGCCGACAAGTGGATCCAGGCGCAGCGCAACAACCTGGATGCCATCGTCAATGCGGTGCCGAAGGGCTATCTGCTGGGCGAACCGGAGGTCTACAAGGCTTCGCTGCAGGCCAGCATGGATGGCTTTTCGCCGGACGGCATAATTCCCGAGGATGGGGCCGCCACGGCGGTCAGGGCGCTGGCCGCCTTCGTGCCGGACTTCGATCCCAAGAAAGTCGATCCGTCCAAGATGTGGACCAACGAATTCGCCAAGCGCGCCAACCAGAAGTATCCGAATGGCTGA
- a CDS encoding ABC transporter ATP-binding protein translates to MAEAALALDNITCTFVSREGDARYTAVREASLSIAPGEFVSVVGPTGCGKSTLLNVGAGLLAPSSGQVRVFGQPLSGINSRAGYMFQGEALLPWRNALDNVTAGLQFARLSPQESAERGREWMRRVGLGGSEHRYPHQMSGGMRKRVMLAQTLIRDPDIILMDEPFSALDIQTRQLMENEVLELWMDKRKAVLFITHDLDEAIAMSDRVVVLSAGPATHPIGEFVIDLPRPRDVAEVRTHPRFIELHAAIWNVLREEVLKGYAQQKLA, encoded by the coding sequence ATGGCTGAAGCAGCACTCGCGCTGGACAACATCACCTGCACCTTCGTTTCCCGGGAAGGTGATGCGCGCTATACCGCGGTCCGGGAAGCGAGCCTGTCCATCGCGCCCGGCGAGTTCGTGTCCGTCGTCGGGCCGACCGGCTGCGGCAAGTCCACGCTGCTGAACGTCGGCGCCGGCCTGCTGGCCCCGTCGTCCGGCCAGGTGCGTGTGTTCGGCCAGCCGCTGTCCGGCATCAACAGCCGGGCGGGCTACATGTTCCAGGGCGAGGCGCTGCTGCCCTGGCGCAATGCGCTGGACAACGTCACGGCCGGGCTGCAGTTCGCCCGCCTGTCGCCCCAGGAGTCCGCCGAGCGCGGCCGCGAATGGATGCGCCGCGTGGGGCTGGGCGGGTCGGAACACCGCTATCCCCACCAGATGTCCGGCGGCATGCGCAAGCGGGTGATGCTGGCGCAGACGCTGATCCGCGATCCCGACATCATCCTGATGGACGAGCCGTTTTCCGCGCTGGATATCCAGACGCGCCAACTGATGGAAAACGAAGTCCTGGAACTGTGGATGGACAAGCGCAAGGCCGTGCTGTTCATCACGCACGACCTGGACGAAGCCATCGCCATGAGCGACCGCGTCGTGGTGCTGTCGGCCGGTCCGGCCACGCATCCCATCGGCGAGTTCGTCATCGACCTGCCGCGCCCGCGCGACGTGGCGGAAGTCCGCACGCACCCGCGCTTCATCGAGCTGCACGCCGCCATCTGGAACGTGCTGCGCGAGGAAGTGCTCAAGGGCTATGCCCAGCAGAAACTGGCCTGA
- a CDS encoding ABC transporter permease, whose amino-acid sequence MIKTGTKSLRMWQVSLLVILLLAWHIASRSPNIAFFFGQPLEVAQRIWAWFVTDGDIYRHLWVTLAETVLAFLIGTVAGLACGLWLGLSPKASAILDPYITAANSMPRVILAPIFGMWFGLGIWSKVALAVTLVFFIVFFNVYQGVREVSTTLLDNARMLGADRRQLLRYVYLPSATSWVFSSLHTSVGLAFVGAVVGEYLGSASGVGYLILQAEGTLDVNTVFAGIVVLTAFALVLDGIVTLVERRLMKWQPRAGETEKL is encoded by the coding sequence ATGATCAAAACCGGTACCAAATCCCTGCGCATGTGGCAGGTTTCGCTCCTGGTCATCCTGCTGCTGGCCTGGCATATCGCGTCGCGCAGTCCCAATATCGCCTTTTTCTTCGGCCAGCCGCTGGAAGTCGCGCAGCGAATCTGGGCCTGGTTTGTCACCGACGGCGATATCTATCGCCATCTGTGGGTGACGCTGGCGGAAACCGTGCTGGCCTTCCTGATCGGCACGGTGGCGGGACTGGCCTGCGGCCTGTGGCTGGGGCTGTCGCCCAAGGCCAGCGCGATCCTGGACCCCTATATCACCGCCGCCAATTCCATGCCGCGGGTCATCCTGGCGCCGATTTTCGGCATGTGGTTCGGCCTGGGCATCTGGTCGAAGGTGGCGCTGGCGGTCACGCTGGTGTTCTTCATCGTGTTCTTCAACGTCTACCAGGGCGTGCGGGAAGTCAGCACGACGCTGCTCGACAATGCCCGCATGCTGGGCGCCGATCGCCGCCAGCTGCTGCGTTACGTGTACCTGCCGTCGGCCACCAGCTGGGTGTTCTCCAGCCTGCATACCTCCGTGGGCCTGGCTTTCGTCGGCGCCGTGGTGGGCGAATACCTGGGGTCGGCCAGCGGGGTCGGCTACCTGATCCTGCAGGCCGAAGGCACGCTGGACGTCAACACCGTGTTCGCCGGCATCGTCGTGCTGACCGCGTTCGCGCTGGTGCTCGACGGTATCGTCACCCTGGTGGAACGCCGCCTGATGAAGTGGCAGCCGCGCGCCGGAGAGACTGAGAAGCTGTAG